In the Leptospira limi genome, one interval contains:
- a CDS encoding sensor histidine kinase, whose translation MFFSLAWLSLTLSLGVWWWILGFRQAKTISEISVSLERQFELNRVNRMLQLEGSFFLSMLTLGGVTLAVLSYRDHKRSKLIADFFSTVTHEMKTPIASLQLQVEVLLEDTKDLELKRKLEKIWKENLRIESQMGNAFYLASLMQGEALYLETLTLQEIKDSYSHHEPNLVWEVSIPLTKKVYLDKKAFFAMLKNLTENAKRHGKANQIKLQIGQEKDRICFLLEDNGSGFTGNKKYLTQPFLRHSNTSGSGIGLYIVKKLIEKMKGKIEFPDCSYGFKVKLCVSEVV comes from the coding sequence ATGTTTTTTTCCCTGGCCTGGCTCTCCCTCACTCTGTCACTCGGAGTCTGGTGGTGGATTTTAGGGTTTCGCCAAGCCAAAACCATTTCTGAAATTTCTGTCAGTTTAGAAAGACAGTTTGAACTAAACCGTGTGAATCGGATGTTACAACTAGAAGGGTCATTTTTCCTATCTATGTTAACCCTTGGTGGTGTGACTCTCGCTGTTTTATCCTACAGAGACCACAAACGTTCGAAACTTATTGCTGATTTTTTCTCCACTGTCACTCATGAAATGAAAACCCCAATTGCCAGCTTACAACTGCAAGTTGAAGTTCTATTGGAAGATACAAAAGACTTAGAACTAAAAAGAAAATTAGAAAAAATTTGGAAAGAAAACCTTCGAATTGAATCCCAAATGGGAAATGCCTTTTATCTGGCAAGTCTCATGCAAGGGGAAGCTCTTTACTTAGAAACGTTAACCTTACAAGAAATCAAAGATTCCTATTCCCATCATGAACCAAATCTGGTATGGGAAGTATCCATCCCTCTCACAAAAAAAGTATACCTCGATAAAAAAGCATTTTTTGCCATGTTAAAAAACCTAACTGAAAATGCAAAACGACATGGAAAAGCAAACCAAATCAAACTTCAGATTGGCCAAGAAAAGGATCGAATTTGTTTTCTATTAGAAGATAATGGATCTGGTTTTACGGGTAATAAAAAATACCTCACCCAACCTTTTCTCCGCCATTCAAATACTAGCGGGAGTGGGATTGGTCTTTATATCGTGAAAAAATTGATCGAAAAGATGAAAGGTAAAATCGAATTTCCGGACTGTTCGTACGGTTTTAAAGTCAAACTTTGTGTGAGTGAGGTCGTATGA
- a CDS encoding class I fructose-bisphosphate aldolase produces MNFDEISKHLGNDAESLLGFKSPKIAKELIHVPGSDWVDRIFAPTDRSIPVLRSIQTLLGHGRLGGTGYVSILPVDQGIEHSAGASFAKNPIYFDGENIIKLAIEGGCNGVATTLGVLGSVARKYAHKIPFILKINHNELLTYPNKSEQILFATVKQAYDQGCVAIGATIYFGSADAGREIVEISKVFQMAHELGMATILWCYIRNNAFKKDKDYHVSADLTGQANHLGVTIQADIIKQKLPENNGGYNVLNQESSYGKTDKRIYSDLTSEHPIDLTRYQVANCYMGRAGLINSGGASGENDLQEALKTAVINKRAGGMGLISGRKAFQKPMKEGVSLLHAIQDVYLSKEITVA; encoded by the coding sequence TTGAACTTCGACGAAATCTCGAAACATCTTGGAAACGACGCGGAATCCCTCCTTGGATTCAAATCACCAAAAATCGCAAAAGAACTCATTCACGTACCTGGTAGCGACTGGGTAGACAGAATTTTTGCACCTACAGACAGGTCCATCCCTGTTCTCAGAAGCATTCAAACTTTACTCGGCCATGGCCGACTTGGTGGAACTGGATATGTATCCATCCTTCCTGTTGACCAAGGGATTGAACACTCCGCTGGTGCATCGTTTGCCAAAAACCCAATTTACTTCGATGGCGAAAATATCATCAAACTCGCAATAGAAGGCGGTTGTAATGGTGTGGCTACAACTTTAGGAGTGCTTGGTTCTGTGGCTCGTAAGTATGCTCACAAAATCCCTTTTATTTTAAAGATCAACCACAACGAACTTCTCACTTACCCAAACAAAAGTGAACAAATTTTGTTTGCGACTGTAAAACAAGCATATGACCAAGGTTGTGTTGCTATCGGTGCCACAATTTATTTTGGATCTGCTGATGCTGGTCGTGAAATCGTTGAAATTTCAAAAGTGTTCCAAATGGCACATGAACTCGGAATGGCAACGATCCTTTGGTGTTACATCAGAAACAATGCGTTTAAAAAAGACAAAGACTACCATGTTTCCGCTGACTTAACAGGACAAGCCAACCATCTAGGAGTAACCATCCAAGCGGATATCATCAAACAAAAGTTACCTGAAAACAATGGTGGTTACAATGTTCTCAACCAAGAGTCTTCTTACGGTAAAACTGATAAACGTATTTATTCTGATTTAACTTCTGAACATCCTATTGACCTCACACGTTACCAAGTAGCAAATTGTTACATGGGAAGAGCGGGACTCATTAACTCAGGTGGAGCATCGGGAGAAAATGACTTACAAGAAGCGTTAAAAACTGCGGTCATCAATAAACGTGCTGGTGGTATGGGACTCATTTCTGGTAGAAAAGCGTTCCAAAAACCAATGAAAGAAGGTGTGTCACTTTTACACGCGATCCAAGACGTCTATCTTTCAAAAGAAATCACAGTTGCTTAA